One segment of Plasmodium vivax chromosome 14, whole genome shotgun sequence DNA contains the following:
- a CDS encoding hypothetical protein, conserved (encoded by transcript PVX_123235A): MDYNILYDWYKTFSCHKTIRKINTFVSHNKEKANVEELKIINENKYVSHSIAILTAIGILTTFRKLRRAKLFMFRPFLPDIFGLITSCSFLYMHALYLSRNTISKLIQLNLKESSNEGIGNYVGEMYKKDEPKDYLNLVRKAL, encoded by the exons ATGGATTATAATATACTTTATGACTGGTACAAAACCTTCAGTTGCCACAAGAccataagaaaaattaacaccTTTGTGAGCCACAa caaagaaaaggcaaatgTCGAAGAGCTAAAAATAATCAATGAGAACAAGTACGTTTCCCACTCCATCGCCATTCTAACGGCTATAG GCATTCTGACAACCTTCCGGAAGTTAAGGCGCGCCAAGCTTTTCATGTTCAG GCCCTTTTTGCCTGACATTTTTGGACTAATAA CCTCCTGCTCCTTCCTGTACATGCACGCCTTGTACCTAAGCCGGAACACCATTAGCAAATTGATTCAGCTGAACTTGAAGGAGAGCTCCAATGAAGGCATTGGCAACTACGTCGGCGAGAT GTACAAAAAAGACGAACCGAAAGACTACCTAAATTTGGTGAGAAAGGCGTTATAG
- a CDS encoding DEAD/DEAH box helicase, putative (encoded by transcript PVX_123240A), whose translation MNYGNSNMNAAGFNEGDDDRSTYVRNNYMSNMNESPSYNNQGNNMQMEENPNAHMFNQMRNKREVSNNVMTAGGNGNPGNRNFYEGNVNSDGYMMGDGAVRSPENGMTGAGYVNYSENGNNNSNSTNNSSSNNVGGGNQDSYKKKFGNSNYHENASNEKNPAGMSPHHQHKKGGGGGGNFMDRGNMDRGNMNKGKIENGMISSNVRTNSANDPSNNDSNNNSSSNNNNGNNNNGNSYNYEKPRYKPPMLRNQPNTNRSNFGRMNYNRGSGGGGNPAFGRNYNIPKTAWANRDNRRYYPEKEEEIYSNVKSEKGVNFDMYDSIPVEIKGYNSDNIIPIDNFDDVGLNLHEILLSNIKKVNYDKTTPIQKYSLSIIMNKNDLIGVAQTGSGKTAGYLLPIINHMLLNDPPKHTFYEENQKSSSYYYNRVCLPICLILAPTRELAVQIFYDSKKFCFETGIKPVVLYGGSNIKTQLSNLDKGADIIVATPGRLNDILEKGKIRLFLTSFLVLDEADRMLDMGFSPQIRSIMYDYDMPGNENDSRMNPNKMEYKRYTNDVVKRQTIMFSATFRKEIQVLAKEYLFNYTFLLVGKVGSTNEYIKQNLIYIEEENKCNYLLKLLSENNNGLTIIFVETKRKADIIERFLNNQKLNAVCIHGDKSQDERERALKLFKRGIKNMLVATDVAARGLDISNIKHVINFDLPSNIDDYIHRIGRTGRAGNIGIATSFVNDDNRNIFKDLLATLEECNQAIPRWFLNLVMRYTASAKSNRNFRYSKPSKGGKGNYSRYNNNSNFGFSHSNSGMNNNHSGSGSHPFNNNSYNQHSPFSNNHPYNNNNSQHGMGNNSGFSSTPFNNNSNMYGNSGYNNNGGGGSPYGNNSGGMNPFNSNSNNNSSGKFNNNYGHKKFDDQRFQRSNFQGADENVEGW comes from the coding sequence ATGAATTACGGTAACAGTAACATGAACGCTGCCGGTTTTAACGAAGGCGATGACGACAGAAGCACGTACGTGAGAAACAACTACATGTCTAACATGAACGAATCTCCATCGTACAACAACCAGGGCAACAACATGCAGATGGAGGAAAATccaaatgcacacatgtttAACCAAATGagaaacaaaagggaagtaaGCAACAATGTGATGACCGCCGGTGGAAATGGAAACCCTGGAAACAGGAACTTTTACGAAGGCAATGTGAACAGCGATGGCTACATGATGGGAGACGGGGCTGTGAGGAGCCCAGAAAATGGTATGACCGGAGCAGGGTATGTAAACTACTCAGAAAATGGCAACAACAATAGCAACAGCACCAACAACAGTAGCAGCAACAACGTGGGTGGAGGAAACCAAGacagttataaaaaaaaattcgggAATAGCAACTACCACGAAAATGCAAGTAACGAGAAGAACCCCGCGGGGATGTCTCCACACCACCAGCATAAGAAGGGCGGTGGGGGCGGCGGAAACTTCATGGATAGGGGCAACATGGACAGGGGCAACATGAATAAAGGTAAAATCGAAAACGGAATGATCTCGAGCAACGTGCGCACGAACAGCGCGAACGACCCAAGTAACAACGACAGCAACAACAACAGCAGTAGCAACAATAACAATGGCAACAATAACAATGGCAATAGCTACAATTATGAGAAGCCGAGATATAAGCCGCCCATGCTGAGGAACCAGCCCAACACGAACAGGAGCAACTTCGGAAGAATGAATTACAACAGGGGATcaggcggaggaggaaatcCAGCGTTCGGAAGGAATTATAACATCCCCAAAACTGCATGGGCGAATAGAGATAACAGAAGATATTAcccagaaaaggaagaagaaatatattcCAATGTGAAGAGTGAAAAGGGAGTCAATTTCGACATGTACGACAGCATCCCTGTAGAAATCAAGGGATACAATAGCGACAATATCATTCCAATAGATAATTTCGATGACGTAGGATTAAATTTGCATGAAATATTGTTATCCAATATTAAGAAAGTCAATTACGACAAAACGACCCCCATACAGAAGTACAGTCTAAGTATTATTATGAACAAGAATGACCTAATTGGGGTTGCCCAGACAGGAAGTGGAAAAACGGCCGGATATCTTCTACCCATCATTAACCATATGTTATTAAATGACCCACCTAAGCATACCTTCTATgaggaaaatcaaaaaagcTCCAGCTATTATTACAACCGAGTTTGTTTGCCTATATGTTTAATTCTGGCCCCCACGAGAGAATTAGCcgtacaaattttttatgactCCAAAAAGTTTTGCTTCGAAACGGGAATTAAGCCGGTCGTCCTATACGGTGGTAGCAACATCAAAACGCAGCTGTCCAACTTGGACAAAGGGGCAGACATTATTGTTGCTACTCCAGGAAGATTAAACGACATTttggagaaggggaaaattagACTCTTCCTCACGTCGTTCTTAGTTCTAGATGAAGCTGACAGAATGCTTGATATGGGATTCTCTCCACAGATAAGAAGCATCATGTATGACTATGACATGCCAGGAAATGAAAACGACTCGCGTATGAACccaaacaaaatggaatacAAAAGGTACACCAACGATGTGGTGAAAAGACAAACCATCATGTTTAGTGCCACCTTtagaaaagaaatacaaGTGCTAGCCAAAGAGTATTTATtcaattatacatttttactaGTCGGAAAAGTTGGAAGCACAAATGAGTATATTAAGCAAAATTTGATATACATAGAGGAAGAGAACAAGTGTAATTACCTGCTAAAATTGCTCTCAGAAAATAACAACGGGTTAaccatcatttttgtggaAACGAAGAGAAAGGCAGACATCATCGAGCGGTTCCTCAACAACCAAAAGTTAAACGCCGTATGTATACATGGTGACAAGAGTCAAGACGAAAGAGAGAGAGCATTAAAACTattcaaaaggggaatcAAAAATATGCTAGTAGCAACAGATGTAGCTGCTAGAGGTCTGGACATATCAAACATTAAACATGTCATCAATTTTGACCTACCCAGCAATATAGACGATTATATTCACCGAATAGGTAGAACGGGTAGAGCCGGAAATATTGGAATTGCCACATCCTTTGTCAACGATGACAATAGGAATATTTTCAAAGACTTGTTAGCAACGTTGGAAGAATGCAATCAGGCCATACCCCGCTGGTTTCTCAATTTGGTTATGAGGTACACAGCAAGTGCCAAGTCGAATCGAAATTTTAGATACAGTAAGCCGAGCAAAGGAGGCAAAGGCAACTACTCCAGATATAACAACAATAGTAACTTTGGATTCAGCCACAGTAATAGCGGAATGAACAATAACCACAGTGGAAGCGGCAGCCACCCCTTTAATAATAACTCGTATAATCAACACTCCCCCTTCAGTAACAACCACCCGTACAATAATAACAACAGTCAACACGGCATGGGGAACAACAGCGGCTTCTCCAGCACCCCCTTTAACAACAACAGTAACATGTATGGAAATAGCGGCTATAACAACaatggaggaggaggcagcCCCTACGGAAACAACTCCGGCGGAATGAACCCATtcaacagcaacagcaacaacAACAGCAGCGGCAAGTTTAACAACAACTACGGGCATAAGAAGTTTGACGATCAGAGGTTCCAGAGGTCCAATTTTCAGGGCGCCGACGAGAATGTAGAGGGTTGGTAA